The DNA sequence tcatctactagaaccaatctagtgggcAACGGTGTTTTCTCGTCTTTGCTACTTTCAGATCAGCGAActtgttctcctttgtcaatcttgagATGACACAACTCTCATCtcggttgtcaatcacctcaaaggcacaaatcatgcatgaactaccaacacacatgaagcataaaaccagaaaacctttttgacagaaaaagcttgggatttgataatccttcaaaagctaaacaaggaacagcTTATGAAGGATTCTCACATGAAACTTTAGCTCAATGCTTTCTGAAGATAAAGGCAGAAAATTCTCAAGAAGGCAACGACCAAATATTCTGATATGTTCCACACCTTGAACAACCCTaagagaaacatatatatataggagagtacgagctagggtttctgatgtaCATGGGCTTCATGACGTCTTTTAAAAAGCATGGATTAAAATAGAATCATCATTTAGAAAAGCCCATAAACCAATTTAAGAAAGTCTGAATGTTTTGGAGAAAACCATCTAAAAATTCGCACATCAGTACAATAGGATTGAAAAGAGGATTGCATCCTATAATAGGATTTAAAGGCAAGTTCAGTCCTAACCACTTTACAAGCATGCACATGCATGCAAGACATACCTGATTGATGAGAGTTATGCATGAagcttgaagcattccattcttgtaaggatccaagagtagaaagttattacatgaatatatgaCTCTTGGTTGTTGTGCATAGGAAATGACAATCAAATAAACATTGAACTAACATCTATTGTGCTTGTTGTTATTATGGATTCAAGAGTTGATTTATCATTTAATCTCATAGCATATGCCCCACCTTATAACCTCACATATCCACGGCCCTTGTAACTCAAACACACTTGACCTCTATGAGTAACAGTCGAGCAAACGCAAGCACATAAAACCCTAGGACCCTGAAGAGAATCTTCCCAGAAGCCATGGATCCAGCTGATAAATGACACCAAAACCCTCTTGTTTCCATAATAGAAATAGTGTAAGAGAATCTTATCACAAAAACTTAGCTGGAACTTGACCAAAACCGTACGTGGTTTCCCATACAATATCCTCTCTGtgtgaatatctgtgtgatgctAATTAATCTGAAATGGCTAGTTTTTCTAGTAGTATAAATAGTTATGTACATCTCACCTTAGGAGGGTTTGCTTTGAAAACGAAATCCCCACCCCATCTTAATAATGCACATTGACTTCTCTCTGCCATTGCGTGCCAACAGAAGAAGCGAATCTTCCGAAAGGAAAAACGGCAGCACAGAGAATCTTCAATGTATTATAATCTCTACGGTCCCCAGTGTATCTACCCATCTCTATTGGCCTGCGAACAACTCCTTCATAAGTTATAGGCACTCAAAAACAGAGCATTTTCAGTAGACAATGTACAGAAATGGCCACAATATGATGCTATGTGCTCGCTTGCTCAAAAGCAGCTTTACCCGAATTATTCTGTGCTCCCCTTTTCTAAAAGTGGAATTTATAGCAAGTAGAGGTTCAGTTAGACAAAAGGCACAAGCCACTAAAATGCACTAAAAGCCAATAAGCCAATAAGCAGGTGGTGGAAATATTACAGAGTAtccaaaagagagagaaatagtaCAGATCTTATCCTAATTAAGCATTCCACAATTTTGGCCTCTCTTACAAAATAGCACTGGCCTCAAGACTTTGAGCTTGTCGCAAAAGAAACCCAAGTCACCCAAAAAACTACACACATTAAGCACCACACTATCCATAGAGCTTCAAAATAAAACCATTTCTAACCATTCTCATCCTTTGGGAGCTACAGAGACGCTAGAAGAACATAGAATGAGATTTACTTTGCGAAAAAGTTTACATAACATTAATGTATCATTGCATTAACTAACCGTAGAAAGACCGGCTCCCTTGGGGCCGGATTGAACTAGTCCGCCACTACATGGACGCAGTCTACCAGTGTATGAATCCGGTCTCTACACTAATGTATCGTAGGCGAATCCTTTCACGTACAACTTTCATTGCTAACAAGTAGAAATCTCCTACAGTTGTAATCCAACTATAACAATACTGCAATCTAAACCCAATCCATGATATCAAGCTACAACAGTCGAGAACAAACCATATTGAACGAAAAAGAATGTGAttttaatagaaattgcaacagagattgcaaaaaaaaaaagaataaatctTCAACAACAAATTTGCAAATCTCCAATCACAAAAATTATTACACTGCATATACACAGCTCTATAATCTAAACACCTAAATCCAGACCCAAGCAAGTACCTGATCATCATCACTGTTACAAATCAACAAACATATCCTCCAAACAAAACCCTCCAATAGATCCCAACCCACTAAACAATTCCTCCGAAAAATCAATGTCCTCATAAATCGGCCTCGAACCCTCACCGTTCCACGAGGCCGTTCTGTGCCTTTCCTCtccatcctcctcctcctcttccataGCCGTGACCAAACAACTCCCGGCGCCATTGTTGTCGTCCTCCACGGCCGGCATGTGGCCCTCGAACAGCGCCATGTGCCCGAACAGCTTGCTCTTCCTCGAGAAGCTCGTGCCGCAAGTGCACCGCCACCGCGCCTCGCCGCAGTGCTTCAGGTGGCTCTTCAAGTCCGCCACCACCGAAAAACTCTTCTTGTTGCAACGATTACACGAGTACATCTTCGGACAGTGGCTCCGCTTGAAGTGATTCTTCACGCAAATCACCGACTTCAGCGCCCGGAATTTCGCGTGCCCCTTGTTCCGGTTGCAACCGACGTAGGGGCACGAGAACCGCGTGTTCCGTCCGCCGCCGGTATACACCTCACCGCCAACGCCGGCAATCTTCTCCGGCTTCGCCAGCGCTTCCGGAGTCTTGAACTGGTTGCCGTGGGCTCTCATGTGCATCCTCAAATTCGCGTCGCGCTTGAACCCCTTGCCGCAAATCTCGCAGTAGTGGATGTGCTCCGCCAGCAGCTCCACCGCGTCGACCTCCACGATCTCGGAGTCTCCGCCGTCGACGACGCCGTCGTCGTCTTCGttgttttcctcttctttcttgaCCTCGGGtttccgggtcgggtcgggtcgggagATGCGGGAGCAGGCGAGGAGGGCGGCGCCGTTGGAAATGATTTCGTGGATGGCGGAGGAGATGCCGGCTGAGACCATGTCCATCTGGTGGGGGGTGATCAGGGCGTTGTTGTTGATGGATTGGGTGAGGAAGAGCTGGAGGGAGTCCATTCGGGTTCGGACCGAGTCGAGATTCTGGAGCGGGACTCTCGGGTCCGGGTCGTCGGAGTAGTAAGCCGTCGGGAACTGAAGTGATTGGCCTGGAAACGACATCGTATCATCAGAAAGGGAGTGGGGGgtcttccttttctttgtttatggCTCTGGGTTGGATCGACTTGATATAAACTGAGACAAAGGTGGGGACTGGGGGAAGGGGGAAGGGGACTGCACGCGTGGCGAAAATGACTGGGCTGATCTGGGACCGTTCAACAAGGCGGGAAGTGTGGGACAGGGAGGGGACACAAGCCGTCAGATACTGTGATCGTGGATCCCACTAACGGAGTAGACCAATCGGAGATAATGGACCAGACTGGTGTAAGAAGCCAAGTCGTATCTGGATTTCTATGAATTTGGGGTTTCTTCTGGGGAGGTTTGGGTTTGGGTCCAAAAATATTAATAGAGAAAGGGGGTTGGGAGGAAAAAGGGTAGTGAAAGTAGTCAGAGAGGTGGGATTGAATATAAGAAAAGGGATGATGATTTTAGAACAAGACATGGTAGAGTAGCGTAAGAAAGAAGTGCAGTGTATCGGGTGAGACAGCTTGTGACTGACGATGTTATCCATGCCACTGCCGATGCCTGTGGATGAGGAAGCTGAGAAAGCTTCATAATTAAGCTTGTTTACCCATTAACTCTTCATTATGATTATATAATGTATTTTCACTTTACAATTCATTATAACACAATTTTCCGTAACTTAAATTATCTTTTAAAAATCAAGATTTATAAGAAATCAATTGAATCAGAGATTGTTTAACAATTCAATTGGATAAAATAAATGAATGATATTAACGATAATTATTATAATGAAACAATCATGTATTTCATATAAACCAATGACTAAGATGTCTCTAATTTGGTTGACTTCTTACAAACTTAATTTTTACATTATATATTTatgttataaaacataaatggTTAAATCATGACAATATGACATTACAAAGTGAATATGCGTTAAATCGCAGGGAAGAGGGGGTGAACTTGAGTATTATTTCACAATAAtttcataagaaaaaaaaagggaaaaaataaataaaaaagagagtgAGAAATAACCAACTCCAAACGAGTAGACCCTAATAAGTCTCGAGCTATATAGGATTCAGTCAAAATATGAGTTACAGATTCCGGTCTTGACGGTTATCCATATAATAAGCAATAATTCAAATGAACCCGAACACATATAATATGGATGGCTTAATTTATTATGGACTTAGCTGGCAGCTTAGTATAATAAGATTGTACTACGCGtaattttgttatttaattGCATTCTCCCACTTATATTTCTGTCTAGAAGTTTAGCAAAACAACCCCTATCATTTTATAATCTGGCCATAATGACATTTCCTGATCTCATCTGTTCATGTGCTTATTTCTCTTATTATTTGGCCTCAGAAAAGTTCACCTCCCTTAATCTGAGATCCCATATTCCCATTCAATAGTTTATTATCATTATTACAATTTGATAAGAAACACCACTTCTCTAAGAAATATAATGCACTAAAATAAGAGAATGCTGCTAACAAAAGCACAATTGTAGAACAGTATTGGTATGGGAAGGTTATTGCAGAGCATCTCGATCTGACAATTAGATGCAAGTACCATATAAAATAACCACCATATTTAACAGATTGGATGGAGAGTGATGCTCCGTCCTCTAAATTGTCCGttcctttgtttgtttgtttttttttttttttaatattattattattattattattattattattatttatttatttattttttttttttttttgaggaggttcctttgtttgtttgttaagCAAATGTTCCATACTTTAAAGTCAAATAATAATGCATTTTTTTTAAGAGTTCATTTTACTATTTTCTCTCGTAGAATTTTACAGTGAATGCTCTAATTAGTATGGATCACTTTTTTGATCAAACGTTTTCGGAATCGTGGTTTACCTTATATGCTCTGTAAAACTTTTTTAGGTTCGGTTGTTTTAGGGATATGTTGTGGGAAATTACATAAAATGAGCATGTTCCATAGTTTGTAAATAAAAATGACATCTTATTATaactaaaacaaatatttgataTGAGATATAAGGTGCTTCTTTATCTTGTCAGAATGTCAGCCATGCATATATGAATAAAACAGTATGAAAATGAAGCGTTATCCTCCATCTTTTTCTTGCTGTCTTTTTTCATATTTAGTTTGCTAAGATTGTATAAAGgtcttttcaaagaaaaaaaaaagattgtatAAAGGCCTTGAAATAGAAAGCGAGTAAATGGCCTGCAAGATAACTTGGCTACCTCTACTAATAGAGGCAGCATTAAAGCGTTTGGTGCTACCAAATCGCTGATCGGAGTAAAGCGGGTATGAGATATATGATCTTTGTTCGAGTTTTCTTCATGGTACGTTTTTTGTCGCTTGTTTTAATTGACCTCCTATTGCTCGTATAACTGAAAATGAAAGAGAAGAGTGTCGAAATAGCTAGCGCCCTTTTACTTTGTGATGAGTTTGTGTaataaattattaattttatttcGGAAATTTTACGGAACCAATTTCAGAAACTTTCTTCTTTGTGATTTCTGAGTTTTTAAAGTAGTTCTATACGTGCCCATATTTGATGGTAGCTTCAAAAAGTGTGTATTGCCTTGAAATGAAGGACAGTCTAGTCTAGGTAAGAACTAAAATGTTTATTGTAGAACATAATATAGATAATAGATACAGGCATACAGCATACGAGCACGTAGATCCAGTAGGTTTTTCTAATGCGTAATATATGGGTAAAATTGGTGTTTGATTCTCGGTCGGTCTCGTTGATCGATCATGCATTATGGCTTTCCTATCAAACTGCCTTCGACTGCGAGTCTAGCTAGTAAGTAGAGCTTCTAAGAGCCTTCTGTACTTATTTTTCTTATAGTTTCATACTGGCCCAAGGCATGTAGCTATTACCTCAGCTTGAAAATTACACTGCATTGACAAACTGattctgttatttaaatttaCAATGACTTTTGTTGCGTTTTTTGTCTTGCAAGTTAGGTTCATAATGACCGACTAATTTGACTTATGACTTCTGACAGTGTTGCAATCCTGTGCAAAACGGATCGAATTTGCTTTaacaaagcaaaatatttcacatCCATGCATATTAGTTTGACGAAGTTATATAAATTCCTCATGCCTATGCTCTCTACGAAACTGCTTC is a window from the Rosa chinensis cultivar Old Blush chromosome 2, RchiOBHm-V2, whole genome shotgun sequence genome containing:
- the LOC112190248 gene encoding zinc finger protein STOP1 homolog, which encodes MSFPGQSLQFPTAYYSDDPDPRVPLQNLDSVRTRMDSLQLFLTQSINNNALITPHQMDMVSAGISSAIHEIISNGAALLACSRISRPDPTRKPEVKKEEENNEDDDGVVDGGDSEIVEVDAVELLAEHIHYCEICGKGFKRDANLRMHMRAHGNQFKTPEALAKPEKIAGVGGEVYTGGGRNTRFSCPYVGCNRNKGHAKFRALKSVICVKNHFKRSHCPKMYSCNRCNKKSFSVVADLKSHLKHCGEARWRCTCGTSFSRKSKLFGHMALFEGHMPAVEDDNNGAGSCLVTAMEEEEEDGEERHRTASWNGEGSRPIYEDIDFSEELFSGLGSIGGFCLEDMFVDL